A genomic segment from Coleofasciculus sp. FACHB-1120 encodes:
- a CDS encoding DALR anticodon-binding domain-containing protein — protein sequence MNLPAVDCPSLKQQVLIQLQAAIGLYRERYIFDKDAIASHLPEKNLLLSAKPIGGAEIPLQRFQEDTSLRYRSSVALKLAALWHLPALDIATELAAYLCTSVDDAQKKAGLQNLTIQVIPPGFIDFQLTDAEIARWLQLLVADELISTHRIPDAQVSIPNSQFPITCPQPLSSLSKVQYIHARCCSLLRLGHREKIIQLKDSPALRLIYPEPIPWLTADSKLQLVHPAERRLIAQLLGLLDELRDMNQPKWGKRAFDAAQAFETFYSECRIFGEVKTQTPHLAQARLGLVGGTRTILKFLLQHRLGILAPIEL from the coding sequence GTGAATTTACCGGCTGTTGATTGCCCATCGCTGAAGCAGCAGGTGCTTATTCAGCTACAAGCAGCTATCGGTTTGTACAGAGAAAGGTACATTTTCGACAAGGACGCGATCGCTTCACATCTGCCAGAGAAAAATCTGCTGTTGAGTGCTAAGCCAATCGGGGGTGCCGAAATCCCTCTCCAGAGATTTCAGGAAGATACGAGCCTCCGATACAGGTCAAGTGTCGCTCTCAAACTTGCGGCTCTCTGGCACCTGCCCGCCCTGGACATTGCAACGGAGCTAGCTGCCTATCTCTGTACTAGCGTTGATGACGCTCAGAAAAAGGCGGGTTTACAAAATTTGACAATTCAAGTGATTCCTCCTGGTTTCATTGATTTCCAACTCACCGATGCGGAAATAGCCCGTTGGTTGCAGCTTTTAGTAGCAGACGAACTGATTAGCACTCACCGAATTCCCGATGCCCAAGTCTCAATTCCCAATTCCCAATTCCCGATTACTTGCCCCCAACCTCTATCAAGTCTTTCAAAAGTGCAGTACATCCATGCCCGTTGCTGCTCTTTGCTGCGCTTAGGGCATCGGGAGAAGATAATCCAGCTCAAGGACTCGCCCGCGCTGAGGCTGATCTACCCAGAGCCAATTCCTTGGCTGACTGCGGACAGCAAACTCCAGTTGGTTCATCCAGCAGAACGCCGCTTAATCGCCCAGTTGCTGGGGCTGCTAGATGAACTGAGGGACATGAATCAACCAAAGTGGGGAAAACGGGCGTTTGATGCTGCTCAGGCTTTTGAAACCTTTTACAGTGAATGTCGCATTTTTGGCGAAGTGAAGACTCAGACGCCTCATCTGGCGCAGGCAAGATTGGGATTAGTGGGGGGAACTCGCACAATTTTGAAATTCCTCTTGCAACACAGGCTGGGCATCTTGGCACCCATCGAACTTTAG